In Natrinema amylolyticum, the following are encoded in one genomic region:
- the truA gene encoding tRNA pseudouridine(38-40) synthase TruA: protein MAPRAFRIAYDGTDYHGFQRQPQPDVPTVEDAVFNALRALEVLDPDAAKPAGYAAAGRTDAGVSALAQTIALEAPDWLAPRALNAELPADVRAWAAADAPEGFHATHHASRRAYTYHLYAPPADEATLDPDADAIAPAVDDERFRAACEALSGTHDVHNLTPDDRNTERSLTLAAERDGDYLVVTVSAGGFARELVRRLVSLARAVGAGESPLAKIDRVLEPEPLPGHEGIAPAPPEPLVLTDVVYPDLAFEIDADAAESARAVFDRRRIDRRTGARVAGQVADGMR from the coding sequence ATGGCTCCCCGCGCGTTCCGGATCGCCTACGACGGGACGGACTACCACGGCTTCCAGCGACAGCCCCAGCCCGACGTCCCCACGGTCGAGGACGCGGTCTTCAACGCCCTCCGCGCGCTCGAGGTGCTCGATCCCGACGCGGCCAAGCCCGCGGGCTACGCAGCCGCTGGCCGCACCGACGCCGGCGTCTCCGCGCTGGCCCAGACGATCGCGCTCGAGGCACCCGACTGGCTCGCGCCGCGAGCGCTGAACGCCGAACTCCCCGCCGACGTGCGGGCGTGGGCGGCCGCCGACGCGCCCGAGGGGTTCCACGCGACCCACCACGCGAGCCGCCGGGCGTACACCTATCACCTGTACGCGCCGCCCGCCGACGAAGCGACGCTCGATCCGGACGCCGATGCGATCGCGCCCGCCGTCGACGACGAGCGGTTCCGCGCGGCCTGCGAGGCGCTGTCGGGCACCCACGACGTCCACAACCTGACGCCGGACGACCGCAACACGGAGCGCTCGCTGACGCTCGCGGCCGAGCGCGACGGCGATTACCTCGTCGTCACCGTCAGCGCGGGCGGCTTCGCTCGGGAACTCGTCCGCCGACTCGTTTCGCTCGCTCGCGCGGTCGGTGCCGGCGAGTCGCCGCTCGCGAAGATCGATCGCGTCCTCGAGCCCGAGCCGTTGCCCGGCCACGAGGGGATCGCCCCCGCGCCGCCCGAGCCGCTCGTCCTGACCGACGTGGTCTACCCCGATCTCGCCTTCGAGATCGACGCGGACGCGGCCGAGAGCGCTCGAGCCGTGTTCGACCGCCGCCGCATCGACCGACGGACGGGAGCGCGCGTCGCCGGACAGGTGGCCGACGGGATGCGCTGA
- a CDS encoding M28 family metallopeptidase, which produces MDDGDRALERAIGRAWTDDRPWELLTRLTELPHRMGGSGGERRAAEIVRETLSDAGLADVRTDEFPMRYWERGTTEFAVLGNETSSETAPDSEDAGTGRSFEAIALPYSPAADVEGPLVDVGYGTPEEIDDAALQGAIAVASTTTPPDRRFVHRMEKFGHAAAAGAEAFVFGNHVPGQLPPTGALKFDAEAAVPGIGVSAETHDWLTDYADRGARARLRVDATTRDGSSQNVHGTLGGEAPSASGGSSGGSPRETDEEVLVLAHYDAHDIGEGALDNGCGIATVAGATAVLAAIEDDLACSVRVAAVGCEEIGLLGAEALADELALESIRAVVNVDGAGRFRNLRALSHGSEPLAEIADEVTDAFGQSVVHELDPHPFSDHWPFLRAGVPALQLHSEPPEGGERGRGWGHTTADTRDKVDPRNLREHAILTALLVRELAGRDVPRIDEGELRERLREQEYESGMRAAEMWPDVWS; this is translated from the coding sequence ATGGACGACGGCGATCGAGCCCTCGAGCGCGCGATCGGCCGAGCGTGGACCGACGATCGACCGTGGGAGCTGCTGACCCGACTGACCGAACTCCCCCATCGGATGGGCGGCTCCGGCGGCGAGCGCCGAGCCGCGGAAATCGTCCGTGAGACCCTCTCCGATGCCGGGCTCGCGGACGTTCGAACCGACGAGTTCCCGATGCGCTACTGGGAGCGCGGCACGACCGAGTTCGCAGTGCTCGGGAACGAGACGTCGTCCGAGACGGCCCCGGATTCGGAGGACGCAGGAACCGGTCGCTCGTTCGAGGCGATCGCGCTGCCGTACTCCCCGGCGGCCGACGTCGAGGGCCCGCTGGTCGACGTCGGCTACGGCACCCCTGAGGAGATCGACGACGCGGCCCTGCAGGGCGCGATCGCCGTCGCGAGTACGACGACGCCGCCGGACCGGCGGTTCGTCCACCGGATGGAGAAGTTCGGCCACGCCGCGGCGGCGGGGGCGGAGGCGTTCGTCTTCGGCAACCACGTCCCCGGACAGTTGCCGCCGACGGGCGCGCTGAAGTTCGACGCCGAGGCCGCCGTGCCGGGGATCGGCGTCAGCGCCGAAACGCACGACTGGCTCACGGACTACGCCGATCGCGGCGCGCGGGCCCGCCTCCGCGTCGACGCCACCACGCGGGACGGCTCGAGCCAGAACGTCCACGGAACGCTCGGTGGCGAGGCGCCGAGCGCCTCGGGGGGGTCGAGCGGAGGGAGTCCGCGAGAGACCGACGAGGAGGTGCTCGTCCTCGCTCACTACGACGCCCACGACATCGGGGAGGGCGCGCTCGACAACGGCTGCGGAATCGCGACCGTCGCCGGCGCGACGGCGGTCCTCGCAGCGATCGAGGACGACCTCGCGTGTTCGGTCCGGGTCGCCGCCGTCGGCTGCGAGGAGATCGGCCTGCTCGGTGCCGAGGCGCTCGCCGACGAGTTGGCCCTAGAGTCGATTCGGGCGGTCGTCAACGTCGACGGCGCGGGGCGGTTCCGGAACCTGCGGGCGCTGTCTCACGGCTCCGAGCCGCTCGCTGAGATCGCGGACGAGGTGACGGACGCGTTCGGCCAGTCGGTCGTCCACGAGCTGGACCCACATCCGTTCAGCGACCACTGGCCGTTCCTGCGAGCCGGCGTTCCGGCGCTGCAACTCCACAGCGAGCCCCCGGAGGGCGGCGAACGGGGCCGCGGCTGGGGACACACGACGGCGGACACGCGCGACAAGGTCGACCCGCGGAATCTCCGGGAGCACGCGATTCTGACGGCGCTGCTCGTCCGGGAACTCGCTGGGCGAGACGTGCCGCGGATCGACGAGGGCGAGCTTCGCGAACGGCTGCGGGAGCAGGAGTACGAGTCCGGAATGCGCGCCGCGGAGATGTGGCCCGACGTATGGTCGTGA
- a CDS encoding NADH:flavin oxidoreductase, producing the protein MTDADDILFDSVDLGDETLTNRVGLAPMTRTSATEDGRATAEMARYYAKFSRGGFSFLITEGTYPDEAYSQGYYDQPGLANGDHVDAWQRVTDAVHEENTPIFAQLMHAGALSQGNRYTDETVGPSAVRPKSEQLEMYGGEGEFPEPTELTTEGIDELIENFVAAAERAVDADFDGVEVHGANGYVLDQFLTTYTNERDDEYGGDVQNRIRLTADVIEAVRDATPDDFVVGVRLSQSKVNDPDYRWPGGEDDAAVIFETVSDAGADYLHVTEENVTAPAFGEGPTLADLADEYGDAPVIANGALEDPDAARATVEAGADLITLAKGALANPDWPQRVAEGRSLEEFDFGRILQPDATIDESEVPTPSDD; encoded by the coding sequence ATGACAGATGCAGACGATATCTTGTTCGACTCGGTCGATCTCGGCGACGAAACGCTGACGAATCGGGTCGGTCTCGCGCCGATGACCAGAACCAGCGCTACCGAGGACGGCCGCGCTACGGCAGAGATGGCGCGATATTACGCGAAGTTCTCCCGGGGCGGCTTCTCGTTTCTCATCACCGAGGGGACCTACCCCGACGAGGCGTACAGCCAGGGCTACTATGACCAGCCCGGACTCGCAAACGGCGACCACGTCGACGCGTGGCAGCGAGTGACCGACGCCGTTCACGAGGAAAACACGCCGATCTTCGCCCAGTTGATGCACGCCGGCGCGCTCTCGCAGGGGAACCGCTACACCGACGAGACGGTCGGCCCCTCCGCAGTGCGGCCAAAGAGCGAGCAACTCGAGATGTACGGCGGCGAGGGCGAGTTCCCCGAGCCGACCGAGCTGACGACCGAGGGGATCGACGAGCTGATCGAGAACTTCGTCGCCGCCGCCGAGCGCGCGGTCGATGCGGATTTCGACGGCGTCGAGGTTCACGGCGCGAACGGCTACGTCCTCGATCAGTTCCTGACGACGTATACGAACGAGCGCGACGACGAGTACGGCGGCGACGTCCAGAACCGGATCCGCCTGACTGCGGACGTGATCGAGGCGGTTCGGGACGCGACGCCGGACGATTTCGTCGTCGGCGTCCGCCTCTCCCAGAGCAAGGTCAACGACCCCGACTACCGCTGGCCCGGCGGCGAGGACGACGCCGCAGTCATCTTCGAGACGGTCTCCGACGCCGGTGCCGACTACCTCCACGTCACCGAAGAGAACGTCACCGCCCCCGCGTTCGGTGAGGGACCGACGCTCGCTGACCTCGCCGACGAGTACGGCGACGCACCCGTGATCGCAAACGGCGCGCTCGAGGATCCCGACGCGGCGCGAGCGACCGTCGAGGCCGGTGCGGACCTGATCACCCTCGCCAAAGGTGCGCTCGCCAACCCCGATTGGCCACAGCGCGTCGCCGAGGGCCGCTCGCTCGAGGAGTTCGATTTCGGCCGTATCCTCCAGCCGGACGCCACGATCGACGAGTCCGAAGTGCCGACGCCGTCGGACGACTGA